In the genome of Campylobacter concisus, one region contains:
- a CDS encoding AraC family transcriptional regulator gives MINLDKKYGTSKISQKEKQVSVEFFKQSSGISYLKSEILCNGRIKIDRHKSKKYLFLMFNEDKNDLCFKLDRKEYILNKDEFCIGLVNDDFKGVFEYQNKFYKTKTLLFDESYANKLEIFAGLRFDDKFELLKYKKDLAQICVLNELDTTNLYEGAMREIFIESKILELIYKSKILKESEISLSSDEEETLLKAKTILLSRMQNPPSIKELAHLCGTNDFWLKKNFKLFFKDTIYQLLAKERLKLAFTLLEQNDISIKEAANIVGYTNTAHFAKIFKINFGFLPSKLLKTKSYF, from the coding sequence ATGATAAATTTAGACAAAAAATATGGAACGAGCAAGATATCTCAAAAGGAAAAACAAGTAAGCGTAGAGTTTTTCAAGCAAAGCAGTGGCATCAGCTATCTAAAAAGTGAAATTTTATGTAATGGCAGGATAAAAATAGATCGTCATAAGTCTAAAAAATACCTATTTTTAATGTTTAATGAGGATAAAAACGATCTTTGCTTTAAGCTTGATAGGAAAGAGTATATTTTAAACAAAGATGAATTTTGCATTGGGCTTGTTAATGATGATTTTAAAGGCGTCTTTGAGTATCAAAATAAATTTTATAAGACAAAAACATTACTTTTTGACGAAAGTTACGCAAATAAGCTTGAGATATTTGCTGGGCTTAGATTTGATGATAAATTTGAGCTATTAAAATATAAAAAAGATTTAGCTCAAATTTGCGTTTTAAATGAACTTGATACGACAAATTTATATGAAGGCGCGATGAGGGAAATTTTTATCGAGTCAAAAATTTTAGAGCTTATTTATAAAAGTAAAATACTAAAAGAGAGCGAAATTTCACTTAGTAGTGACGAAGAAGAGACTCTTTTAAAGGCTAAAACAATCTTATTAAGCCGTATGCAAAATCCTCCAAGCATCAAAGAGCTAGCCCATCTTTGTGGCACAAATGACTTTTGGCTAAAGAAAAATTTTAAGCTATTTTTTAAAGATACGATCTATCAACTCTTAGCAAAAGAGCGTCTAAAGCTGGCTTTTACTCTTTTAGAGCAAAATGATATCAGCATAAAAGAAGCCGCAAATATCGTAGGTTATACAAATACTGCACATTTTGCAAAAATTTTTAAGATAAATTTTGGCTTTTTGCCAAGCAAACTCTTAAAGACCAAAAGCTACTTTTAA
- the hemW gene encoding radical SAM family heme chaperone HemW: MQVYIHVPFCESKCPYCAFGSSDDEFNKVSAYFKALCLDLNFQLKSQNVKEISTIFFGGGTPSAVNAKLYDEIFSILAPLCTPTTEITLEANPNSANLAWLKHVKNLGANRISFGAQSFFEDKLKFLGRIHSREQIFKAVENAQTAGFKSINLDLIYDTKFDTKKRLLAEVANLKNLAITHLSAYSLTLEENTPFAGKKSYKKDSDTLAKFMIEQIKRAGFGQYEISNYGQICKHNLGYWQGKNYLGVGAYSVGFVDGIRYYAKNSINAYISQPTYREREILSQSELVREHIFLGLRSIVGVEAGRLSEAQKKRANILVENEKLLFKNGKFYNPNFLLSDEIALFIEG; encoded by the coding sequence TTGCAAGTTTATATCCACGTGCCATTTTGTGAAAGCAAATGTCCTTACTGTGCTTTTGGCTCAAGTGACGACGAATTTAACAAGGTTAGCGCCTATTTTAAGGCACTTTGCCTTGATCTAAATTTTCAGCTAAAAAGCCAAAATGTAAAAGAAATTTCTACTATCTTTTTTGGTGGCGGCACACCAAGCGCGGTAAATGCTAAGCTTTATGATGAAATTTTTAGCATTTTAGCTCCTCTTTGCACTCCAACAACTGAGATCACACTTGAAGCAAATCCAAATTCTGCAAATTTAGCCTGGCTAAAGCATGTTAAAAATTTAGGTGCAAATCGCATAAGCTTTGGTGCTCAAAGTTTTTTTGAAGATAAGCTAAAATTTCTTGGGCGCATTCACAGCAGAGAGCAAATTTTTAAAGCAGTTGAAAATGCCCAGACAGCTGGCTTTAAGAGCATAAATTTAGACCTCATCTATGACACTAAATTTGATACTAAAAAACGCCTTTTGGCTGAAGTGGCAAATTTAAAAAACCTTGCTATCACGCACCTAAGCGCTTACTCTCTTACACTTGAAGAAAATACCCCATTTGCTGGCAAAAAAAGCTATAAAAAAGATAGCGACACTTTGGCTAAATTTATGATAGAGCAGATCAAGCGAGCTGGCTTTGGGCAGTATGAAATTTCAAATTACGGGCAGATTTGCAAGCACAATCTTGGCTACTGGCAAGGCAAAAACTACCTTGGCGTGGGTGCTTATAGCGTGGGCTTCGTGGATGGCATCAGATACTACGCCAAAAATAGCATCAATGCCTACATCTCGCAACCAACTTACAGAGAAAGAGAAATTTTAAGTCAAAGCGAGCTAGTAAGAGAGCATATATTTTTAGGGCTTAGAAGCATAGTTGGCGTGGAGGCTGGACGCTTAAGTGAGGCTCAGAAAAAAAGAGCAAATATACTTGTAGAAAATGAAAAACTGCTCTTTAAAAATGGCAAATTTTATAATCCAAATTTCTTACTAAGCGACGAGATCGCACTCTTTATCGAGGGCTAA
- a CDS encoding NADAR family protein, with the protein MVECKAKKAECFGDKEALEQILSAKDPAQMKALGRQVRGFDVKVWDEVKFSVVLNASYLKFSQNAPLREFLLSTKDKILVEASPVDKIWGIGLAASDENAQNPTKWRG; encoded by the coding sequence TTGGTAGAGTGCAAGGCTAAAAAGGCTGAGTGCTTTGGCGATAAAGAGGCTTTGGAGCAAATTTTATCTGCCAAAGATCCAGCGCAGATGAAGGCGCTTGGTAGGCAGGTGCGAGGCTTTGACGTTAAGGTCTGGGACGAGGTCAAATTTAGCGTCGTGCTAAATGCGAGCTATCTAAAATTTAGCCAAAATGCCCCTTTGCGAGAGTTTTTGCTCTCGACAAAGGATAAAATTTTGGTTGAGGCAAGCCCAGTTGATAAAATTTGGGGCATAGGTTTGGCTGCAAGCGATGAAAATGCGCAAAATCCTACGAAGTGGCGAGGGTAA
- a CDS encoding DNA polymerase III subunit delta', with the protein MLNKIVVTSDFENLKAKLEDEFGINNLRFYVSDDFLLENAKEVIAEAYIAEKDEKILVIHANSFRTEAQNALLKIIEEPPRNIKFIIVTQSKNLLLPTIRSRMLIENNLTKKPKITLDLNLKSLSLKELTSFIDQKIADEQAQKFSKNELKELVGIIVTKAVDSGYKFSCDEMEYFFSLIKLADLNAKSHAVLTPLLLTIFQKGRR; encoded by the coding sequence ATGCTTAATAAAATCGTAGTTACAAGCGATTTTGAAAATTTAAAAGCTAAACTTGAAGATGAGTTTGGCATTAATAATTTAAGATTTTATGTAAGTGATGATTTTTTGCTAGAAAATGCAAAAGAGGTCATCGCAGAAGCATACATTGCTGAAAAAGATGAAAAAATTTTAGTAATACATGCTAATTCTTTTAGGACAGAGGCTCAAAATGCACTTTTAAAGATCATCGAAGAGCCCCCAAGAAATATCAAATTTATAATAGTAACGCAGAGTAAAAATTTACTTCTACCGACGATTAGATCAAGAATGCTCATAGAAAATAATCTAACCAAAAAGCCAAAAATAACCCTTGATCTAAATTTAAAATCGCTTAGCCTAAAAGAGCTAACAAGCTTTATCGATCAAAAGATCGCAGACGAGCAAGCTCAGAAATTTAGCAAAAACGAGTTAAAAGAGCTTGTTGGCATTATTGTGACAAAGGCGGTTGATAGCGGGTATAAATTTAGCTGCGATGAGATGGAGTATTTTTTCTCGCTCATCAAGCTTGCGGATCTAAATGCCAAATCTCACGCCGTACTAACGCCACTACTGCTTACTATATTTCAAAAAGGACGACGTTGA
- a CDS encoding PepSY-associated TM helix domain-containing protein, which produces MFKIWRKFHLILALIFALPLLIISISGAIISYHDEIIEAFSKDEIDIATNKSALKIDEILKVFSKTWPNFNLSYIKIKGEANRAYVVSGTSESGEFKSFFVDPYTGEVVSENSVEKFIGLALNLHKNLGLALFKNENLSKFASEIVAISTLALLAILLTGAFIQFWRFRSKFISAFKLNLKAKKFAFLYSLHGFLGLYLGAILLIICVSGLYFSYESFAKVINQICGEEKVFKKPNFTSKNGFSLNEKQKVENLHKAYEIFTLKFGNEFDALNFILNKDGVKFMIFYLPKGASESDGVRLAVDTASGEILKNTMPKSFEIYKFMLDLHAGYTFKEAGKFIFFMASCGVGVLLFSGCVIYYKRRKK; this is translated from the coding sequence ATGTTTAAAATTTGGCGGAAATTTCACTTAATTTTAGCTCTTATCTTTGCTTTGCCACTTTTGATAATCTCAATTAGTGGAGCGATTATTTCGTATCACGATGAGATAATTGAAGCTTTTAGTAAAGATGAGATAGACATAGCAACTAATAAAAGTGCTTTAAAAATAGATGAAATTTTAAAGGTCTTTAGTAAGACTTGGCCAAATTTTAACCTTAGTTATATAAAGATAAAAGGCGAGGCAAATAGAGCTTATGTGGTAAGCGGCACAAGCGAGAGTGGCGAGTTTAAGTCGTTCTTTGTAGATCCTTATACGGGTGAGGTAGTCTCTGAAAATAGCGTGGAAAAATTTATAGGGCTAGCTCTAAATTTACATAAAAATCTAGGGCTAGCTCTATTTAAAAATGAAAATTTATCTAAATTCGCAAGCGAGATAGTGGCGATTTCAACGCTTGCACTACTTGCGATTTTATTAACTGGAGCGTTTATACAATTTTGGAGATTTAGAAGCAAATTTATTAGCGCCTTTAAGCTAAATCTAAAGGCAAAGAAATTTGCATTTTTATATTCGTTGCATGGATTTTTAGGGCTTTATTTGGGGGCCATTTTGCTTATTATCTGTGTTAGCGGTCTATACTTTTCTTATGAGAGCTTTGCTAAGGTTATAAATCAAATTTGTGGCGAAGAGAAGGTCTTTAAAAAGCCAAATTTTACTAGCAAAAATGGCTTTAGCCTAAATGAAAAGCAAAAGGTAGAAAATCTTCATAAAGCTTATGAAATTTTTACCTTAAAATTTGGAAATGAGTTTGATGCTTTAAATTTTATCCTCAATAAAGACGGCGTAAAATTTATGATCTTTTACTTGCCAAAAGGCGCTAGTGAGAGTGATGGCGTTAGACTTGCGGTCGATACGGCAAGTGGAGAAATTTTAAAAAACACCATGCCAAAATCTTTTGAAATTTATAAATTTATGCTTGATTTGCACGCTGGATATACATTCAAAGAGGCTGGAAAATTTATCTTTTTTATGGCTTCTTGTGGAGTTGGCGTGCTACTTTTTAGCGGCTGTGTGATTTACTACAAACGGCGTAAAAAGTAG
- a CDS encoding aspartate kinase, whose product MLIVQKFGGTSVGTLERIEAVANRVIETKNSGADVVVVVSAMSGVTNQLVEYSEYFSKHPDGVATDMLLSSGEQVTTALLTIALNAKGYACVGMTGAMAGIITDDIHTKARIERIETARLKAELKAGKIVVVAGFQGIDEKGNITTLGRGGSDLSAVALAGALDADLCEIFTDVDGVYTTDPRIEKKAKKLEKISYDEMLELASAGAKVLQNRSVELAKKLNVKLITRSSFNHNEGTLIAKEDDNMEAVLVSGIALDKNQARVTLRGVVDKPGIAAEIFTALAHENINVDMIIQNVGHDGTTNLGFTVPQNELELAKETMQKLSAAKHIEFDDAIVKVSVIGVGMKSHSGVACLAFETLAKEGINIQMISTSEIKISMIVDQKYGELAVRVLHDAYKLDK is encoded by the coding sequence ATGTTGATCGTTCAAAAATTTGGCGGAACTAGCGTAGGAACACTTGAACGCATCGAAGCTGTGGCAAATAGGGTCATTGAGACAAAAAATAGCGGTGCAGACGTAGTTGTGGTAGTTTCTGCGATGAGCGGAGTTACAAATCAATTGGTTGAATATAGTGAGTATTTTTCAAAACATCCAGATGGCGTCGCCACTGATATGCTTTTAAGCTCTGGAGAGCAAGTAACGACTGCGCTTTTAACGATCGCACTTAATGCAAAAGGCTATGCATGTGTGGGTATGACAGGTGCGATGGCAGGCATTATTACTGATGATATTCATACGAAAGCAAGGATCGAAAGGATAGAGACTGCTAGGCTAAAAGCCGAGCTAAAAGCTGGCAAAATCGTAGTTGTAGCTGGCTTTCAAGGTATAGATGAAAAAGGTAATATCACAACCCTTGGTAGAGGCGGTAGTGACCTTAGTGCAGTTGCATTAGCAGGGGCGCTTGATGCTGATCTATGCGAAATTTTTACCGATGTTGATGGCGTTTATACGACAGATCCAAGGATAGAAAAAAAGGCAAAAAAACTTGAGAAGATAAGCTATGATGAGATGCTAGAGCTCGCTTCTGCTGGCGCAAAGGTACTACAAAATCGCTCAGTCGAGCTAGCAAAAAAACTAAATGTAAAACTCATTACAAGAAGTAGCTTTAATCACAACGAAGGTACATTAATAGCAAAGGAAGATGACAATATGGAAGCAGTTTTAGTAAGCGGAATAGCACTAGATAAAAATCAAGCAAGAGTAACTCTAAGGGGCGTAGTTGATAAACCTGGCATCGCAGCAGAAATTTTTACAGCTTTAGCTCATGAAAACATAAACGTAGATATGATAATCCAAAACGTAGGACATGACGGCACTACAAATTTAGGCTTTACAGTGCCACAAAATGAGCTTGAACTAGCAAAAGAGACTATGCAAAAGCTCTCAGCTGCAAAACATATAGAATTTGATGACGCGATCGTAAAAGTTTCAGTTATTGGCGTCGGCATGAAGAGCCATAGTGGCGTAGCATGTTTGGCATTTGAAACGCTTGCAAAAGAGGGAATAAATATCCAAATGATCTCAACAAGCGAGATAAAAATTTCAATGATCGTTGATCAAAAATATGGTGAGCTAGCAGTTCGCGTACTTCATGATGCTTATAAGCTAGATAAATAA
- a CDS encoding RNA pyrophosphohydrolase: MQKKYRPNVAAVILSSLYPFKCEILVAKRVDMDDIWQFPQGGIDEGESPKQALKRELKEEIGTDKIDILDEYPQWLSYDFPVNAAKKFYPFDGQTQKYFLVRLKNGASINLKTEHPEFSEYKFVDFGRSLENINHFKKPIYEKVLSYFKEKGYF; the protein is encoded by the coding sequence ATGCAAAAAAAATACAGACCAAATGTGGCAGCTGTTATTTTGTCTAGCTTGTATCCATTTAAATGTGAAATTTTAGTCGCAAAAAGGGTGGATATGGATGATATTTGGCAGTTTCCTCAAGGCGGAATAGACGAAGGTGAGAGTCCAAAGCAGGCTTTAAAAAGAGAGCTTAAAGAAGAGATCGGAACTGATAAAATCGATATCTTAGATGAGTATCCGCAGTGGCTAAGCTACGACTTTCCAGTAAACGCGGCAAAGAAATTTTATCCATTTGATGGACAGACACAAAAGTATTTTTTAGTTAGACTTAAAAATGGTGCCAGCATAAATTTAAAGACAGAACATCCTGAGTTTAGCGAGTATAAATTTGTAGATTTTGGTAGAAGTTTAGAGAACATAAATCACTTTAAAAAGCCTATTTATGAAAAGGTTTTGAGTTATTTTAAAGAGAAAGGATATTTTTGA
- the folP gene encoding dihydropteroate synthase — MKFYKINNKSDFDEICKAVSPSPGGAKLMHEKSEINFIFIDEIKTPAANILKQDALSVGAELVTHKDTILGRESLNKALLMATDAQLRQLAKKEKLQDFGLKNLAAFLETKFIKPTKPLIMGVANINTDSFNEQSRINTQNGISKIEYMIEVGADYIDLGGVSSRPGSQYCGREEEFRRIKDIVEEIYKLNLHEKAKFSLDSFDEYCLEFALNHGFKMINDITANASLATLAAQYDAEFCMMHMQGDPATMQVAPKYNDLIGEIADFFEQKIALAKELGSKKLVLDVGIGFGKTAEQNLLLIKHLEHFLKFDCPLLVGASRKSVINHYYKSEVKERLPGSLYLHLKAYENGAQIIRTHDVAEHKQLFDIHEAMKQTTLW; from the coding sequence TTGAAATTTTATAAGATAAATAATAAAAGCGACTTTGATGAAATTTGCAAGGCTGTCTCGCCAAGTCCGGGTGGCGCGAAGCTCATGCATGAAAAGAGCGAGATAAATTTTATATTTATAGATGAGATAAAAACCCCAGCGGCAAATATATTAAAGCAAGATGCATTAAGTGTTGGAGCTGAGCTTGTGACGCATAAAGATACGATTTTAGGGCGTGAAAGTCTAAATAAAGCCTTGCTAATGGCGACAGATGCGCAGCTTAGGCAGTTAGCTAAAAAAGAGAAGTTGCAAGACTTTGGACTTAAAAATTTAGCAGCCTTTTTAGAGACAAAATTTATAAAGCCAACAAAGCCTCTTATAATGGGAGTTGCAAATATAAACACAGATAGCTTTAACGAACAAAGCCGCATAAATACGCAAAATGGTATTTCAAAAATAGAATATATGATAGAAGTAGGTGCAGACTACATCGACCTTGGCGGCGTTAGCTCAAGGCCAGGGAGCCAGTATTGCGGACGTGAAGAGGAATTTAGGCGCATAAAAGATATTGTGGAGGAAATTTACAAGCTAAATTTACATGAAAAGGCGAAATTTAGCCTTGATAGCTTTGATGAGTATTGTTTAGAATTTGCTCTAAATCACGGCTTTAAAATGATAAATGACATCACGGCAAATGCTTCACTCGCCACGCTTGCGGCACAATATGACGCTGAGTTTTGCATGATGCATATGCAAGGCGATCCAGCCACCATGCAGGTTGCGCCAAAATATAACGACTTAATCGGCGAGATAGCGGACTTTTTTGAGCAAAAGATAGCCCTAGCAAAGGAGCTTGGCTCCAAAAAACTAGTACTTGATGTGGGTATTGGCTTTGGCAAGACGGCTGAGCAAAATTTGCTGCTTATTAAGCATTTGGAGCATTTTTTGAAATTTGACTGCCCGCTGCTAGTCGGCGCTAGCCGCAAATCAGTCATAAATCACTACTATAAAAGCGAGGTTAAGGAGCGCTTGCCAGGCTCGCTCTATCTGCACCTAAAAGCTTATGAAAATGGTGCGCAGATCATTAGGACGCACGATGTGGCCGAGCACAAGCAGCTTTTTGATATACACGAGGCGATGAAGCAAACCACGCTTTGGTAG
- a CDS encoding TonB-dependent receptor domain-containing protein — protein sequence MKSALKISICAAIFINLPLFANEDKVLPEVKVVSATGFEQNIKDAPATLSVITKEALEKKNHKDIESMTKDIPSLFGTTPEAANRRGISIRGFSPRFTKILVNGMPVPGDNAYKGLRSVGGSYSFIPPASAISRIEVIRGPMSSLYGSDALGGVINIITDEFSNEFGANLGSSYKFARNKNISGEFYNSLYLHSGLIDDVLSVSVYGKNLNKSEDKISYANREQKDRNFGAKLFLKPNENNDITLELARSDVKYKRTKGKTLSTGTNSVASERIKGDVINLSHEARLDNILLQSYLSYGKIKEIAQQNLTLKTLNFDTKGSYFTDNNAFTLGLNAKREKLDEKATTADAANVKRYDVSLYGEDDYHLTKDFILSTGIRYNYDENYGSHVSPRIYGIYNLNDFFALKGGVSTGYATPDIKQRTQDLALPFAGGRGAQLGRSSLKPETSVSYEFGGVYNNNEGFETSLTGFYTSFKDMLSYRPICSRGSVCRHKGKIYPNGIWESINIGKAEIYGVELTNEWQVTNALRLNQSYVYTKSKQKDGSEVGKSLNNYPLHTFKFGANYELNRWLNFWSQINYYGRTKNSFSYADDMRAYVIADLGINYNVTKNFSLNLSVYNLFNEFFTTRSGRYDVLIVDGQKIELGFNLKF from the coding sequence GTGAAAAGTGCATTAAAAATTTCTATTTGTGCGGCAATTTTTATAAATTTACCGCTTTTTGCAAATGAAGATAAGGTTCTACCAGAGGTTAAAGTAGTGAGTGCAACAGGATTTGAGCAAAATATCAAAGACGCACCAGCAACGCTTAGCGTTATAACTAAAGAGGCATTAGAAAAGAAAAATCATAAAGATATCGAGAGCATGACAAAGGATATCCCAAGTCTTTTTGGGACGACTCCAGAAGCGGCAAATAGACGAGGAATTTCTATACGTGGATTCTCTCCAAGATTTACTAAAATTTTAGTAAATGGCATGCCAGTACCAGGTGATAACGCCTATAAAGGCCTTAGAAGCGTTGGAGGCTCATATAGTTTTATTCCGCCAGCAAGTGCGATAAGCCGTATCGAAGTGATACGTGGACCTATGAGCTCGCTTTATGGAAGTGACGCACTAGGCGGAGTTATAAATATTATTACAGATGAGTTTAGTAATGAATTTGGCGCAAATCTTGGCTCAAGCTATAAATTTGCTAGAAATAAAAATATAAGCGGTGAGTTTTACAACAGCCTTTATTTGCACTCTGGACTAATTGACGATGTTTTAAGTGTTTCTGTTTATGGTAAAAATTTAAATAAATCAGAAGATAAAATTTCTTACGCAAATAGAGAGCAAAAGGATAGAAATTTTGGTGCGAAGCTATTTTTGAAGCCAAATGAAAATAATGATATTACGCTTGAGCTTGCAAGAAGCGATGTAAAATATAAAAGAACTAAAGGCAAAACACTATCAACTGGTACCAACTCAGTTGCTAGTGAGAGGATAAAGGGCGATGTGATAAATTTAAGCCACGAAGCAAGGCTTGATAATATCTTGCTTCAAAGCTATTTATCTTATGGCAAGATAAAAGAGATAGCACAACAAAATTTGACACTAAAGACTCTAAATTTTGATACAAAAGGCTCATATTTTACTGATAATAACGCCTTTACCTTAGGACTAAATGCTAAAAGAGAAAAGCTAGATGAAAAGGCAACCACAGCGGACGCTGCGAATGTAAAGAGGTATGATGTTTCACTTTACGGCGAGGATGACTATCATCTTACAAAAGACTTTATCTTAAGCACAGGTATTCGCTATAACTACGATGAGAACTATGGCTCGCACGTTTCACCAAGAATTTATGGTATCTATAACTTAAATGACTTTTTTGCTCTAAAAGGCGGAGTTAGCACAGGTTATGCGACACCTGATATCAAGCAGCGCACGCAAGATCTTGCTTTGCCATTTGCCGGAGGACGCGGAGCACAGCTTGGTAGAAGCAGCCTTAAGCCAGAGACAAGCGTAAGTTATGAATTTGGTGGCGTTTATAATAATAATGAAGGTTTTGAAACATCTTTAACTGGCTTTTACACAAGTTTTAAAGATATGTTAAGTTACAGACCTATCTGCTCAAGAGGCAGTGTTTGCAGGCATAAAGGCAAAATTTATCCAAATGGTATTTGGGAGAGTATAAATATCGGTAAGGCTGAAATTTACGGAGTTGAGCTAACAAATGAGTGGCAGGTGACAAATGCTCTTAGACTAAATCAAAGCTATGTTTATACAAAATCAAAACAAAAAGATGGATCAGAAGTTGGCAAAAGCTTAAACAACTACCCGCTTCATACATTTAAATTTGGAGCAAACTACGAGCTAAATAGATGGCTAAATTTCTGGTCACAGATAAATTATTATGGTAGAACTAAAAACTCATTTAGCTATGCTGATGATATGAGAGCTTACGTTATCGCAGATCTTGGCATAAACTACAATGTAACTAAAAATTTCAGCCTAAACTTAAGCGTTTATAATCTATTTAACGAGTTTTTTACGACAAGATCAGGCAGATATGATGTTTTGATAGTTGATGGACAAAAGATCGAACTTGGCTTTAATTTGAAGTTCTAA
- a CDS encoding HobA family DNA replication regulator produces MQDFIQWTLKAIRDEGPLMSWMEERRVEWTPLLASRLKFLLEGRAFITISDEERRWFETYLLKKMNHSKSIRPFLPFFSLRSLYPSLDEIETNEQKQLLKDMLSLAFPNGYLFFYIGKSLDRYANLAKSDEDSYMWLFDEQAQNSFTLSSSDENLDIKLISLCKIFDKSIDAALFAKVIL; encoded by the coding sequence ATGCAAGATTTTATTCAGTGGACGTTAAAGGCTATTAGGGACGAAGGTCCTTTGATGAGCTGGATGGAGGAAAGGCGTGTTGAGTGGACGCCTTTGCTTGCATCTAGGCTTAAATTTTTGCTCGAAGGAAGGGCTTTTATAACTATAAGTGATGAAGAGCGAAGATGGTTTGAAACTTATCTTTTGAAAAAGATGAATCACTCAAAAAGCATTAGGCCATTTTTGCCTTTTTTTAGCCTAAGATCGCTCTATCCATCACTTGATGAGATAGAGACAAATGAGCAAAAGCAGCTTCTAAAAGATATGCTAAGTCTTGCCTTTCCAAACGGATACTTGTTTTTTTATATCGGAAAGAGTCTTGATAGATATGCAAATTTAGCCAAAAGCGACGAGGATAGCTATATGTGGCTATTTGACGAGCAAGCACAAAATAGCTTTACTCTTAGCTCAAGCGATGAAAATTTAGACATTAAACTAATAAGTCTTTGCAAAATTTTTGATAAAAGCATTGATGCGGCGCTCTTTGCCAAGGTGATACTCTAA